A window of Danio aesculapii chromosome 16, fDanAes4.1, whole genome shotgun sequence genomic DNA:
TACATCTAAATCCTGAACCTTACCATAATGGGAATGGGGAGACACTGGTATGTAATGTGACTGCACCTATGGTGACCCCAGCATTAAAAAGCCACAAATAtgactttaaataaatgttaaagataACCTGGTGGTTCAATGAGAAATAGTAATTAACATAAAAAGAGGCGGGGTATAAGATGCTTtacttcaaaagaaaaaaaataggctTCTTCACAGAAAGAGGAAGTGGGGGAAAGAATAGTTCATGCATGGTCAAAACAAGTCCAGTGTGAAGCTTGAGGCAAATGATAAACTTCTGCAGAGTGAAGGCATAGAAATAGATTCATCTAGACTTGCTTTAAGATGTGTGCTTTTGTGACTAACTCCAATTTCTTGCACTTCTTTTGGACATTTGCATTAGGTTTAAGTATCTGCAATGTGGTTTTAACTCGAATAACAAAGCGCTGCATTACTATAGAGGAGCATCTTCTCAAACAAATGCCGTGGACTCCACACTGCCTCCATTTTCCAGGAAGGGGTCCATACGCAAACTGCAATATCACAGACCTGAGCACTGATCTGTCACAGGTAGGCCTTGAGGTTAGAACCCTTTGTGTCTTTGGAGATATTACGAGCATTCCTGCTAAAGCCTTTTCACACTTACCTTCTCTGGAGGTACTGCACATAGATGGAATACGTCTGGAGAGAGTTCAGTCTGGTGCCTTTGAAGGACTCCCCAATCTTAAGTATCTGTCAATACTTTTCAGTGATGATCTCTACAGATTGGTCAAAATGGATAATCGGTCATTTGCTGGTCTGAATAATTTGGAGGAGTTGTCACTGACGGGTCTGAAGCTGCTCAACGGATCCAGTGGGATATTTGACCCATTGGTTAGTTTAATCAGATTAGACATTGTCAGAACTTGCGCACAAGACCTTGGTGAAATTTTCTGTCATATTTCAAATGGAATGACCCAGCTAAGACACCTGAATGTAGAAGACAGTAAGATTTCAACAATTGAGAACAAAGGATGTGCAGGGGGCTCAAAGACCTGGCCTTTGACCGCCCTTTCTGGAGTTCAAAAGCTGTATCTAATTGGGAACAATATTAAATCCATTCAAGCAAACTCCCTAATTGTATTCCAGAACCTCTCAAGTCTTTTTCTGGAGTTCGAGGGCAAGTCGCTAGGTAGCGTTTGGGAGTCTGGAGTTGGAAAAGTCAATGATTTGACTTTGACAgggaatgtattaaaaaaatactcaaCAAACTTCAAAGATCTGTGTCATCTTGTATCCAGTCTTTATCCTCAATCACTTAGCCTTGTTCATACATCAATAGACAGACTAACTGCTGAGGACTTAAAGGACTGTGGGACTAAGTTGACAAAGTTATTAATCCAGAATTCTAAAATAGATCACTTGGACTTCAGGTTTTGGAAAAGTAAGCTGGAAATGCAGGCCCTTCAAATGGCCCACATGAAGTTGACAGACGCtccgttttgttttgttgtgaacAGCACGATGTGGTCCTTAACCTTGCTGGACCTCACTGGAAACTTGATTACCAATATTGATGGAGACCAGTTTGGTTGTATGCCGTTTCTCGAGCAGCTCTATCTGAGCCAGAATTCCATTAAAACCCTACAGCTGCATGCATTTCGAGGTTTGCTTCGACTCAAAATCCTACAGCTTGACTCTAATAAAATCTCGCAGCTTTCTGCCAATGATTTCAAATCCCTTCTGGCTTTAGAGGTTCTGCTGATTAACGATAACATCATTGAGGCTATAGGGACTGGAACATTTTGGGAACAGCGAGAGCTTCGTGAACTGTCATTTGGTAGACTGGAATATGTTTATGAGTTGCATCTAGAGTACATTTTTTTCGAATTTCCACCAAAGTTACAGCGACTCAGCATCGATGCACATTATGGAACTAATATTTACATTGGAAATGCATCACCGCCCAATGGAACGTTTGCTCTGGAACTAAATGGAGAAAAACTGGGTTTTGTGGGCTGTGAAAGTGATGTTTTAATGGCAGTCCGAGAGTTGAAAGTCAATTGCACCACTTTCCTTTGCGAGAACGTCTTCATGGCACCTTATTTCCTAAACCTGGAATCTTTCGAGATCTCAGGCGGAGCTGAAAGG
This region includes:
- the LOC130243917 gene encoding toll-like receptor 13, with product MCAFVTNSNFLHFFWTFALGLSICNVVLTRITKRCITIEEHLLKQMPWTPHCLHFPGRGPYANCNITDLSTDLSQVGLEVRTLCVFGDITSIPAKAFSHLPSLEVLHIDGIRLERVQSGAFEGLPNLKYLSILFSDDLYRLVKMDNRSFAGLNNLEELSLTGLKLLNGSSGIFDPLVSLIRLDIVRTCAQDLGEIFCHISNGMTQLRHLNVEDSKISTIENKGCAGGSKTWPLTALSGVQKLYLIGNNIKSIQANSLIVFQNLSSLFLEFEGKSLGSVWESGVGKVNDLTLTGNVLKKYSTNFKDLCHLVSSLYPQSLSLVHTSIDRLTAEDLKDCGTKLTKLLIQNSKIDHLDFRFWKSKLEMQALQMAHMKLTDAPFCFVVNSTMWSLTLLDLTGNLITNIDGDQFGCMPFLEQLYLSQNSIKTLQLHAFRGLLRLKILQLDSNKISQLSANDFKSLLALEVLLINDNIIEAIGTGTFWEQRELRELSFGRLEYVYELHLEYIFFEFPPKLQRLSIDAHYGTNIYIGNASPPNGTFALELNGEKLGFVGCESDVLMAVRELKVNCTTFLCENVFMAPYFLNLESFEISGGAERAPLNYATINNLHRLKHLKLVRLNFPNYTESRSAFWNLTQLQTLVVVNCHLTFLTKSMFRDLTSLQLLRLYSDSPLILTDGVFGVLPVLKAFILDRVDFQCSCENGWLLDWADSTEKVQVIYLQKQQCVWHYQKLNFLATMEKLCQTDAQYICYVATASSISLLLSAAVGYRFARWPSVVLFFRLKGWIERRFGRRWNRRRRRTQDDYGEIEEMQYDAFVSFCSQDEAWVLGEMAPRLEEQGNPRLRLCLHNRDFEVGKDIMDNITDSIHNSQCTVCLISRRYLRSDWCGLEMRVATHRQLEEQKHRLILIFLQHISPFELSAFHRLAKLVRSRTYLDWPEDEGDREHFWDRLRRNIAEDSEAS